Proteins encoded in a region of the Quercus lobata isolate SW786 chromosome 8, ValleyOak3.0 Primary Assembly, whole genome shotgun sequence genome:
- the LOC115955135 gene encoding disease resistance-like protein DSC1, translating to MPSSHIRLETTFKLGIQLKYLKYIDFNRCEFITELPELCAPNLEKMDLSYCQNLVKVHESVGFLDKLKIWKLQGCGKLQILPNNLRLKSLEEFLLIDCLRLEKFPNIDPEMKCLRQLYLRGTGIRELPSSIKYLTRLCNLDLNDCKNLSYLPDNIYKLQLLTILGIHTAKLRQTSDYLDGLSRIGFLMLDFLSFRGNKNIIELDFLMKPEYFPVLKDLDLSATNIVSIPESLGRFTTLEYLDIRRCKQLREIPRLPQSVQIVNVSNSCSLNPQSSSRLLNQIGEFLGIFPNKGCKGTRSRILTDPQTSSTEILDKVRHYRSVLPDMDSKPEDDEFIIRLPGTEIPKWLNLNHESDGNVISFWVGRTFPNIFDVCFAFGPVKYPWMSSCYVDLSINGCKKENLSSTPTSEFSDHLWIFSLSNNKMQNRLNKSNPSEQNYVEVTCEMEDWVKNRPRRWGVRVECICCSQKSNVFQLPSPSARHSCGSSSVPLLPTSSCGTDMDQWAFNNGGDSRHQPRRNHRPPPYARRPQKHYLSHFGWLRIRYRLWKRSSRPTRIQTTTLQSRALIRELEEIDPRSFNNGEEDSGLSMAHTFVDDCSNSKLCPPSKWTRKS from the exons ATGCCAAGTAGTCATATTAGATTGGAGACAACATTCAAATTG GGAATCCagttaaaatatttaaaatatattgatttcAACAGGTGTGAGTTCATTACAGAATTACCTGAGTTGTGTGCCCCAAACCTAGAAAAAATGGATCTTTCCTATTGTCAGAATTTAGTTAAGGTTCATGAGTCTGTTGGATTTCTTGATAAGCTTAAGATATGGAAACTCCAAGGTTGTGgaaaacttcaaattcttccGAACAACCTAAGGTTAAAATCTCTTGAGGAGTTTCTTCTTATAGACTGCTTAAGGCTTGAGAAGTTTCCTAATATTGATCCAGAAATGAAATGTTTAAGGCAATTATATTTACGTGGGACTGGTATTCGAGAGTTGCCTTCATCGATCAAGTACCTCACTAGGCTTTGTAACTTAGACTTAAACGATTGCAAAAACCTTAGTTATCTTCCAGATAACatttacaaattacaacttCTTACTATACTAGGTATTCACACTGCCAAATTGAGACAGACGTCCGATTATTTGGATGGCCTTTCgagaattgggtttttgatgttGGATTTCTTGAGTTTCAGGggcaataaaaatataattgaattaGATTTTTTGATGAAACCCGAGTACTTCCCTGTATTGAAAGATCTAGATCTAAGTGCAACTAATATTGTTAGCATCCCAGAAAGCCTTGGCAGATTTACTACATTAGAGTACCTTGATATAAGACGTTGCAAGCAGCTTCGGGAAATTCCAAGGCTTCCACAATCTGTGCAAATTGTGAATGTAAGCAATAGCTGTTCGTTGAATCCACAATCCTCAAGCAGATTATTGAATcag ATTGGAGAGTTTTTAGGGATTTTTCCAAATAAAGGTTGCAAGGGAACAAGAAGCAGGATATTAACGGATCCACAAACATCATCAACCGAAATATTGGATAAGGTTCGTCACTATCGCTCAGTTTTGCCTGACATGGACTCTAAACCTGAAGATgatgaatttataattagaCTACCAGGAACTGAGATTCCAAAGTGGTTGAACTTGAACCATGAGAGTGATGGAAATGTCATATCATTCTGGGTTGGTCGCACATTTCCAAATATTTTTgatgtttgttttgcttttggaCCGGTGAAATATCCATGGATGTCTTCCTGTTATGTTGACCTTTCCATCAATGGCTGTAAAAAAGAGAACCTTAGTTCAACTCCTACAAGTGAATTCTCCGACCATCTGTGGATATTTTCTTTATCTAATAACAAAATGCAGAACCGATTGAATAAGTCAAACCCATCTGAACAAAATTACGTTGAGGTAACATGTGAAATGGAGGATTGGGTTAAAAACCGTCCACGAAGGTGGGGGGTCCGTGTAGAGTGCATCTGTTGTTCCCAAAAATCTAATGTTTTTCAGTTGCCGAGTCCAAGTGCTAGGCATAGTTGTGGGTCTTCCTCAGTCCCTCTTTTACCCACTTCTAGTTGTGGCACTGATATGGATCAATGGGCTTTCAATAATGGAGGAGATTCTAGACATCAGCCAAGAAGAAACCATCGACCACCACCCTATGCCAGACGTCCCCAAAAACACTACCTGTCCCACTTCGGATGGCTTCGAATCCGATATCGTCTCTGGAAACGGAGCTCTCGTCCAACCCGAATTCAAACTACAACGCTCCAGTCCAG GGCTCTAATAAGGGAATTGGAAGAGATAGATCCCAGGTCTTTCAACAATGGAGAAGAAGATTCAGGGCTTTCAATGGCCCACACTTTTGTCGATGATTGTTCCAACTCCAAGTTGTGTCCACCATCAAAGTGGACAAGAAAATCTTGA
- the LOC115956288 gene encoding uncharacterized protein LOC115956288: MDSRNYSSFTDLVRGNINLEDEIFDVSESSPLLVEDSPLNDEVATSKKKQARGVNFSAEEDKLLVAAWLNTSVILSKIEAKNESGTTAHDKIEKAKELFKEIHGSVFQFEHCWLILKDYPKWASTMPRGDSRKEMPQTPDLIDQGVGVDGIMDFERPIGRKAEKANRKRKDDGKDIATEYLKKKMKVLEEGCVAEKERVRIKAEKVRLQELKENERIMMLDTSGMNEDQKAFYDGLKKEILAKQRSSHSLG; this comes from the exons ATGGACTCAAGGAATTATTCATCATTCACTGATCTCGTACGGGGGAATATTAATCTTGAGGATGAAATTTTCGATGTATCTGAAAGTAGTCCCCTGTTAGTCGAAGATTCTCCACTGAATGATGAAGTTGCCACTTCTAAGAAAAAACAAGCACGTGGTGTCAACTTCAGTGCTGAGGAAGATAAGCTGCTTGTAGCAGCATGGCTCAATACCAGTGTGATCCTGT CTAAAATTGAAGCAAAGAATGAAAGTGGAACCACGGCTCATGACAAG attgagaAAGCAAAGGAATTGTTTAAAGAAATTCACGGTTCCGTTTTTCAATTTGAACATTGTTGGCTAATCTTGAAGGATTATCCAAAGTGGGCATCTACTATGCCTAGGGGAGattcaagaaaagaaatgcCTCAAACTCCAGATTTAATAGATCAAGGAGTGGGGGTTGATGGCATTATGGATTTCGAGAGGCCAATAGGTAGAAAAGCTGAAAAGGCTAATCGAAAGAGAAAAGATGATGGGAAAGATATTGCAACggaatatttgaaaaagaaaatgaaagttcTTGAAGAAGGTTGTgtagccgaaaaagagagagtacGTATCAAAGCGGAAAAGGTTCGCTTGCAAGAGTTGAAAGAGAATGAAAGAATTATGATGCTAGACACAAGTGGCATGAACGAAGACCAAAAAGCTTTTTATGATGGACTCAAAAAGGAAATCCTTGCAAAACAAAGATCAAGTCATTCGTTGGGTTGA
- the LOC115956290 gene encoding TMV resistance protein N-like: MNNPSTYAESEIQFIQRIIKEILGTELNRTQLFVTKHPVGIDSRVDAIELLLDMKSNDVRMVGIHGLGGVGKTTIAKAIYNKIANCFELSCFLEDVREKCGTYDGIIKLQEMLLSNISQGTYVKVDSVPKGIIMIKKRLCRTRLLLILDNVDESEMIVNLLGECNWFALGSRVIITTRDKQVLTTLGKDHQIYELKELNQSESPELFNLYAFQKIEPEKDYLEVAKQIIHYANGLPLALKIIGSDLCGKSVCEWKSALEKYKNISHEKIQEKLKISYDGLGKTEKDIFLDIACFFKGFNRSYVESILEACKLYPGYGIGKLIDKCLITVGQSGNLWMHDLLQQMGREIVQQESEELGKHSRVWCFEDAYEILTTNMV; this comes from the exons ATGAACAACCCATCAAC CTATGCTGAATCTGAAATTCAATTTATCCAGAGAATTATCAAAGAGATATTAGGTACTGAATTGAATCGCACTCAGTTATTTGTTACTAAACATCCAGTTGGAATAGATTCTCGTGTGGATGCTATAGAATTGCTTCTAGATATGAAGTCAAACGATGTTCGCATGGTAGGGATTCATGGTCTTGGAGGAGTAGGTAAGACTACAATTGCAAAGGCTATTTATAACAAAATCGCTAATTGTTTTGAATTGAGTTGCTTTCTAGAGGATGTCAGAGAAAAGTGTGGAACATATGATGGCATAATCAAACTACAAGAGATGCTTCTTTCTAACATATCACAGGGCACATATGTAAAGGTAGACAGTGTACCGAAaggaattattatgataaagAAAAGGCTTTGTCGTACAAGACTTCTTTTAATTCTTGACAATGTCGATGAGTCAGAAATGATAGTAAATTTGCTTGGAGAATGTAATTGGTTTGCTTTAGGAAGTAGAGTCATTATAACAACAAGAGACAAACAAGTGCTAACCACTCTTGGAAAAGATCATCAAATTTATGAGCTTAAGGAATTGAATCAATCTGAATCTCCTGAACTCTTCAACCTATATGCCTTCCAAAAAATTGAACCTGAGAAAGATTATTTAGAAGTTGCAAAGCAAATCATACATTACGCCAATGGCCTTCCATTAGCTCTTAAAATAATAGGTTCTGATTTGTGTGGAAAAAGTGTATGTGAATGGAAAAGTGCGTTAGAAAAGTATAAAAACATCTCTCAcgaaaaaattcaagaaaagctCAAAATAAGTTATGACGGACTTGGAAAGACTGAAAAGGATATTTTTCtagatattgcatgtttctttaaGGGATTCAATAGGAGTTATGTAGAGAGTATATTAGAAGCTTGCAAATTATATCCGGGTTATGGAATTGGAAAACTTATTGATAAGTGTCTCATAACTGTTGGTCAATCTGGAAATTTGTGGATGCATGACTTGCTTCAACAAATGGGGAGAGAAATTGTTCAACAAGAATCAGAAGAGCTTGGAAAACATAGTAGGGTATGGTGTTTTGAGGATGCTTATGAAATACTGACTACAAATATGGTATAA